Proteins from one Fragaria vesca subsp. vesca linkage group LG6, FraVesHawaii_1.0, whole genome shotgun sequence genomic window:
- the LOC101313713 gene encoding regulator of ribonuclease-like protein 2-like — MALVTTAEVCDAHSSLIVSGELRVLEPIFQIYGRRPVFSGPVVTLKVFEDNVLVRGFLEEKGNGRVLVVDGGGSKRCAILGGNPVVQAQNNGWAGIVVNGCIRDVDEINGCDIGVRALASHPMKANKKGTGEKQVPITIAGTRITDGEWLYADTDGILISHTELSV, encoded by the coding sequence ATGGCCTTGGTTACAACTGCTGAAGTCTGCGATGCACACTCATCGCTCATTGTAAGTGGTGAGCTTCGGGTGCTTGAGCCGATCTTCCAGATATATGGGCGGCGACCGGTCTTCTCTGGACCAGTAGTTACCCTGAAGGTATTTGAAGACAATGTTCTGGTTCGTGGGTTTCTTGAGGAGAAAGGCAATGGCAGAGTTCTTGTTGTGGACGGGGGTGGAAGCAAGCGGTGTGCAATATTAGGTGGCAACCCTGTAGTTCAAGCTCAGAATAATGGCTGGGCTGGTATAGTGGTCAATGGCTGCATAAGAGATGTTGATGAGATTAATGGCTGTGACATTGGGGTGAGAGCTCTGGCTTCTCATCCAATGAAAGCCAACAAGAAGGGAACAGGAGAGAAGCAAGTACCAATAACCATAGCTGGGACAAGGATCACTGATGGGGAATGGCTTTATGCAGACACCGATGGAATTCTAATTTCTCATACTGAGCTATCTGTGTGA
- the LOC101313998 gene encoding isopentenyl-diphosphate Delta-isomerase II-like: MSFTATSGLLNTATRATLSSLFFPKSHLLRLFSSSYSTFASRRPLSLAKPFPSLLPARSSPSLRISTMADAPDAGMDAVQRRLMFEDECILVDENDRVVGHDTKYNCHLMEKIEAENLLHRAFSVFLFNSKNELLLQQRSATKVTFPLVWTNTCCSHPLYRESELIDEECLGVRNAAQRKLLDELGIPAEDVPVDQFIPLGRMLYKAPSDGKWGEHELDYLLFTVRDVSVHPNPDEVADIKYVNQEELKELLRKADAGEEGLKLSPWFRLVVDNFLFKWWDHVEKRTIKEAADMKTIHRLT; the protein is encoded by the exons ATGAGCTTCACCGCAACTAGTGGTCTCCTTAACACAGCTACCAGAGCCACACTCTCTTCCCTCTTCTTTCCCAAATCTCATCTTCTTCGTCTTTTCTCTTCTTCTTATTCAACCTTTGCGTCTCGTCGTCCTCTCTCACTAGCAAAGCCTTTCCCTTCTCTCCTTCCGGCGAGGTCATCTCCGTCTTTACGCATCTCCACCATGGCCGACGCCCCCGATGCCGGCATGGACGCCGTCCAGCGACGCCTCATGTTCGAGGACGA ATGTATTCTGGTGGATGAGAATGATCGTGTTGTTGGACATGACACAAAGTACAATT GTCACTTGATGGAAAAGATTGAAGCTGAAAATCTGCTTCACAGAGCTTTCAGTGTCTTTCTATTCAACTCCAAGAACGAGTTGCTTCTTCAG CAACGTTCTGCGACAAAGGTAACATTCCCTCTTGTGTGGACAAACACCTGTTGCAGCCATCCACTATACCGTGAATCTGAGCTTATTGATGAGGAGTGCCTTG GAGTAAGAAATGCTGCTCAAAGGAAGCTTTTGGATGAACTTGGTATCCCTGCTGAAGATGTGCCTGTTGATCAGTTTATTCCTTTGGGCCGCATGTTGTACAAGGCACCTTCCGACGGAAAGTGGGGAGAACATGAAC TTGATTACCTGCTCTTCACTGTGCGAGATGTGAGCGTGCATCCCAACCCTGATGAAGTTGCGGACATCAAGTACGTAAACCAAGAGGAGTTGAAGGAGCTGCTGAGGAAGGCAGATGCCGGAGAGGAAGGTCTGAAGCTGTCCCCCTGGTTCAGGCTAGTTGTGGACAATTTCCTCTTCAAGTGGTGGGATCATGTAGAGAAACGCACCATCAAGGAAGCTGCGGACATGAAAACCATCCACAGGTTGACTTGA
- the LOC101314578 gene encoding basic leucine zipper and W2 domain-containing protein 2-like codes for MSSKERPTLGGTRIKTRKRNIAAPLDPAAFADAVVQIYLDNAGDLELIAKSIESSDLNFSRYGDTFFEVVFTGGRTQPGTTKPDEGERHPYSVLESEPRREVIIPFVIYIQKILRRRPFLIKNLENVMRRFLQSLELFEENERKKLAIFTALAFSQKLSGLPPETVFQPMLKDNLVGKGLVLSFITEFFKEYLIDNSLDDLISILKRGKVEDNLLDFFPAAKRTEECFSEHFTKEGLVALVEYNEKKIFEVKLKDMKSALTTQITEETDIAEVIETVKQRVKDAKLPDVEVVRILWDVIMDAVQWSGKNQQQNANAALRQVKTWAQLLNAFCTNGKLELELMYKVQMQCYEDAKLMKLFSEIVRSLYDQDVLAEDTILHWFRKGTNPKGRQTFVKALEPFVKWLEEAEEED; via the exons ATGAG CTCGAAGGAGAGACCCACTCTCGG TGGCACGCGGATTAAGACCCGCAAACGGAATATTGCAGCGCCCCTGGACCCTGCAGCTTTTGCTGATGCAGTGGTCCAGATTTATCTGGATAATGCTGGTGATCTG GAACTTATTGCCAAGAGCATTGAATCTTCAGACCTTAACTTCTCAAGATACGGTGACACCTTTTTCGAG GTTGTTTTCACCGGGGGCCGTACACAACCTGGAACAACAAAACCTGATGAGGGGGAGCGCCACCCCTACTCTGTACTAGAGTCTGAGCCTAGACGTGAAGTCATTATACCTTTTGTTATCTACATACAAAAGATTTTGAGGCGGAGGCCATTTCTGATAAAGAATCTTGAAAATGTCATGCGACGTTTCCTTCAGTCATTGGAGCTTTTCGAGGAAAATGAAAGGAAGAAGCTGGCAATTTTCACAGCACTTGCATTCTCTCAGAAGCTATCAGGACTTCCACCGGAGACTGTGTTCCAGCCAATGCTCAAGGATAATCTTGTCGGCAAAGGGCTAGTTCTATCATTTATAACCGAGTTCTTTAAGGAGTATCTGATTGACAATAGCCTTGATGATTTGATTTCGATTCTGAAACGGGGTAAAGTGGAGGATAATCTTCTGGACTTCTTCCCAGCCGCCAAGCGAACTGAGGAGTGTTTCTCTGAGCATTTCAC CAAGGAAGGGCTAGTGGCCTTGGTTGAATACAATGAAAAGAAGATTTTTGAGGTGAAGCTTAAGGATATGAAATCTGCTTTGACAACCCAGATAACAGAGGAAACTGATATTGCTGAAGTCATAGAAACTGTGAAGCAGCGTGTTAAAGACGCCAAATTGCCAGATGTTGAGGTTGTGCGTATCCTGTGGGATGTCATTATGGATGCTGTGCAGTGGTCTGGTAAGAATCAGCAACAGAATGCCAATGCAGCTCTTCGCCAG GTGAAGACATGGGCACAACTGTTGAATGCCTTCTGCACCAATGGGAAGCTTGAGCTGGAACTGATGTACAAAGTTCAGATGCAGTGCTATGAGGATGCTAAGCTGATGAAGCTGTTCAGTGAAATTGTTAGGTCTCTGTATGACCAGGATGTGCTTGCAGAAGACACTATCCTCCATTGGTTCCGCAAAGGAACAAATCCCAAGGGCAG GCAAACATTTGTGAAAGCCCTGGAGCCTTTTGTGAAGTGGCTGGAGGAGGCAGAAGAAGAGGACTAG